Proteins encoded together in one Chitinophaga sp. LS1 window:
- a CDS encoding VOC family protein, with protein sequence MKIHLFLALLSLSLTPPQKDSVIGIDHIPVVVNNLDSAANFYKKIGFIIKPGRFHQNGIRNQHIKFPNGTEIELITASQPVDPLTTEYCNSLKQGEGPVYFGLFATNPTVLTQQIDTNNLHPLFFGSRNHSPTDKPEHFAHTNTAYSLTSVWLATDHIPTYVQLFKKLGIQVKQKKMFSGITAQIAKLKEGEVILLPASLQVIPNHQVIGATVQVTDLKKLKTILQQSGIKGSESTNSILLSPALTHGIYLEFRQ encoded by the coding sequence ATGAAAATACATCTCTTCCTCGCCCTTCTCTCGCTATCGCTCACACCTCCTCAAAAAGATTCAGTCATCGGCATCGACCATATCCCCGTCGTTGTCAACAACCTTGACAGTGCTGCCAACTTCTATAAAAAAATAGGATTTATTATCAAGCCCGGCCGGTTCCATCAAAACGGGATCCGCAATCAACACATTAAATTCCCTAATGGCACCGAAATCGAACTCATTACGGCATCACAACCCGTAGATCCACTAACAACCGAATATTGCAATTCCTTAAAACAAGGAGAAGGGCCCGTTTATTTTGGACTCTTCGCCACTAATCCCACGGTATTAACTCAACAAATCGACACAAACAATTTACACCCACTCTTTTTTGGCTCAAGAAATCACTCTCCAACCGACAAACCCGAACATTTCGCCCACACTAACACGGCCTATTCCCTCACCAGTGTTTGGCTCGCTACAGATCACATTCCCACATACGTTCAACTTTTTAAAAAGCTCGGCATACAAGTCAAACAGAAAAAAATGTTCTCAGGAATAACCGCTCAAATAGCAAAATTAAAAGAAGGCGAAGTCATTTTACTCCCTGCTTCATTACAGGTAATCCCCAACCATCAGGTAATAGGAGCAACCGTTCAGGTTACAGATCTGAAAAAATTGAAAACAATCTTACAACAGTCAGGTATCAAAGGCAGTGAAAGTACGAACAGTATATTACTATCCCCTGCACTCACACATGGAATCTATCTTGAATTTAGACAATAG
- a CDS encoding transposase has protein sequence MLPHLSKGKRGFKARIDLVKVVQLILKRMKTGCQWRELSICEYFDKGATSWQNIHRYFLKWSKDGSFKRAWINLLSCNKKLLDLSSAQLDGSHTPVKRGGQAVGYQGRKASKTSNSLFLCDNRGQMLTVSTAQSGEHNDLYDIVKLFKEMIGVLEQSDINCNGIFVNADPGFDSEDLKQVCIDYEIELNVKPNLRNQKKQSDEYRYFDDQLYKRRTKIEHANAWMDAFKALLVRYEKIVETWMALQWLALITLFCRKLKV, from the coding sequence ATTTTACCACATTTAAGCAAAGGCAAAAGAGGCTTTAAGGCCAGGATAGATTTAGTAAAAGTGGTTCAGTTGATTTTAAAGCGAATGAAAACAGGCTGCCAGTGGCGAGAGTTGAGTATTTGCGAATATTTTGATAAAGGGGCGACCTCGTGGCAAAATATTCACAGGTATTTTTTAAAATGGAGTAAAGACGGTTCATTCAAGAGGGCTTGGATCAATCTTTTATCTTGTAATAAGAAACTGCTGGATCTGTCAAGCGCCCAGTTAGATGGTAGCCATACACCAGTCAAACGTGGTGGCCAGGCGGTAGGTTATCAAGGCAGAAAAGCTTCAAAGACCAGTAATAGTTTGTTCTTATGTGACAACAGAGGTCAGATGCTGACGGTATCAACAGCGCAAAGTGGAGAGCATAATGACTTATACGATATAGTGAAGCTCTTTAAAGAAATGATCGGGGTTCTGGAACAATCCGATATCAATTGCAATGGAATATTTGTAAATGCCGATCCTGGATTTGACAGCGAAGATTTAAAACAAGTATGCATTGACTACGAGATTGAATTAAATGTAAAACCCAACTTGCGAAATCAAAAGAAGCAAAGTGATGAATACCGATATTTTGATGATCAACTTTACAAAAGACGAACAAAAATTGAACATGCCAATGCCTGGATGGATGCTTTTAAAGCATTGCTTGTCAGATATGAAAAAATTGTTGAAACATGGATGGCATTGCAATGGCTGGCTCTTATAACCCTTTTTTGTAGAAAATTAAAAGTATAA
- a CDS encoding DUF3307 domain-containing protein — MILLLQFFLAHILGDFFLQSSKWVASKELKKWRSPYLYIHIFIHFTLILLVTWDLRLWRVALVISVLHLLIDTIKLQYQQPATQRAWFFIDQIAHLVVLLWVWSFYEHVTWNYTTIVTPRALIISTAVLFALKPASLITKFAISKWTPGTSASSSSTTTGEIESLKNAGEWIGFLERLMILIFILLGKWEGVGFLLAAKSVFRFGDLKEPRETKLTEYVVIGTFLSFFIAILTGIITSQLLEMP; from the coding sequence ATGATTCTGCTACTTCAATTCTTTTTAGCTCATATTCTTGGTGACTTTTTTTTGCAAAGCAGCAAATGGGTGGCCAGTAAAGAGTTAAAAAAATGGCGCTCTCCCTATTTATACATCCACATATTCATACATTTTACACTTATTTTATTAGTTACCTGGGACTTGCGTTTATGGAGAGTGGCATTAGTGATTAGTGTTTTGCATCTACTTATTGATACGATAAAATTGCAATATCAACAGCCTGCTACCCAGAGAGCATGGTTTTTTATTGATCAAATCGCGCATTTAGTCGTTTTACTTTGGGTTTGGTCTTTCTATGAACATGTAACGTGGAATTATACTACTATAGTTACCCCCAGAGCACTTATTATAAGCACCGCTGTTTTATTCGCATTAAAACCAGCATCTCTCATTACCAAATTCGCAATCTCGAAATGGACACCAGGTACAAGTGCCAGTTCCAGTTCAACCACAACCGGGGAAATTGAATCTTTAAAAAATGCTGGTGAATGGATTGGGTTCCTTGAAAGGCTAATGATTCTGATCTTCATCCTATTAGGAAAATGGGAAGGAGTTGGTTTTTTACTGGCGGCAAAATCCGTATTTAGATTTGGTGATTTAAAAGAACCCAGGGAAACAAAACTCACTGAATATGTAGTGATCGGAACATTCCTGAGCTTTTTTATCGCTATTCTAACAGGAATTATAACCAGCCAGTTATTAGAGATGCCTTAA
- a CDS encoding site-specific integrase, which translates to MTKVYRSYGALTKAASGYLKDIGRSESTISMYNWIWGRIKKYMDINKIVHCSSTTVADYINATYGLRPIPSLTHHEKHSLRCALCLIQFAETGRMIEVIRRRECVVLSGEIGNEIAAYVESKRKLRLNVKTLHSYSYYLYQFLKYLNASEIHACNTISSLALMKYTSNLLPEAAGAKHLALSIIKGFLRYLYEQNKTARDFSVIVPKDNYKKQPKLPSTYTKDEVRTILNSIDRSTALGKRDYALLILAVRLGMRASDISRLKFENIRWTENSISFNQFKTNEKVVLPLTTDVGETLIDYIKYARPTSNDAHVFLEKQFPVIPISAKRVSLTASRNITKSGVFIGERKHGSHALRHTMASFLLEQKTPLPVISELLGHASTQTSMCYLRIDMESLRQCAMEVPVVSEAFYTQKGGAFYE; encoded by the coding sequence ATGACTAAAGTTTACCGCTCTTATGGAGCTTTAACAAAGGCGGCTTCTGGATATCTTAAAGACATAGGTAGAAGCGAATCTACTATATCTATGTATAACTGGATCTGGGGGAGGATTAAAAAGTACATGGATATTAACAAGATTGTTCATTGTTCCTCAACAACAGTCGCCGATTATATCAACGCCACCTATGGTTTGCGGCCAATACCATCATTAACGCATCACGAAAAGCATTCCCTGCGGTGCGCCTTATGTTTAATACAATTTGCAGAGACAGGCAGGATGATTGAAGTGATACGTCGCAGGGAATGTGTAGTACTTTCTGGAGAAATTGGTAATGAAATTGCAGCTTATGTCGAATCCAAAAGAAAATTGAGGTTGAATGTCAAAACATTGCACAGTTACTCCTATTATCTATACCAGTTTTTAAAGTACTTAAATGCAAGTGAAATACACGCCTGCAATACAATATCTTCACTCGCCCTGATGAAGTACACGTCAAACTTACTGCCTGAAGCTGCGGGAGCTAAACATCTTGCCTTGTCCATAATCAAAGGTTTTTTGAGATATCTGTATGAACAAAATAAGACAGCCAGAGACTTTTCTGTAATTGTTCCTAAAGACAATTATAAAAAGCAACCAAAGCTGCCATCGACCTATACAAAAGACGAAGTACGTACGATATTAAACTCTATCGATAGAAGCACCGCTTTGGGAAAGAGAGATTATGCTCTGCTAATCCTGGCAGTACGCTTGGGAATGCGAGCTTCTGACATTAGCCGGCTTAAGTTTGAAAATATTCGATGGACTGAGAATAGTATATCTTTTAATCAGTTTAAAACAAATGAAAAAGTGGTGCTTCCGTTAACCACAGATGTTGGCGAAACCCTCATAGATTATATCAAATATGCAAGACCAACCTCCAATGATGCGCATGTTTTTCTTGAAAAGCAGTTCCCTGTTATACCGATTAGTGCTAAGAGAGTGTCATTGACGGCGAGCAGGAATATTACAAAGTCAGGAGTCTTTATTGGTGAGCGAAAACATGGTTCACATGCATTACGACATACAATGGCCAGTTTCTTACTAGAGCAGAAAACGCCCTTACCCGTTATATCAGAATTGCTCGGGCATGCCAGTACACAAACCTCGATGTGCTATTTGCGCATAGATATGGAATCGTTACGCCAATGTGCGATGGAAGTGCCGGTTGTTTCTGAAGCGTTTTATACGCAAAAAGGAGGAGCATTTTATGAATAA
- a CDS encoding HipA domain-containing protein: MPELNLDKQLLKDLAEKTISRHIAITGIQPKLSVTLERVKSRSRLTIVGLWGEYILKPQHEQLTAMPETEDLTMHLAEVFDILICNHTLLRATDGNLVYIARRFDRVKGKMVHVEVGYNN; this comes from the coding sequence ATGCCAGAACTGAATCTGGACAAACAACTTTTAAAAGATCTGGCAGAAAAGACTATTAGCAGACATATAGCCATAACAGGTATACAGCCTAAGTTATCGGTTACACTGGAAAGGGTTAAAAGTCGGAGCAGACTTACAATCGTAGGACTATGGGGTGAATATATATTGAAACCTCAACATGAGCAATTGACAGCCATGCCAGAAACAGAAGATCTTACGATGCACCTTGCAGAAGTATTTGACATCCTCATATGTAATCATACGCTGCTCAGAGCAACTGATGGAAACCTTGTTTACATTGCCAGACGTTTTGATAGAGTAAAGGGGAAAATGGTTCATGTTGAAGTAGGTTACAATAATTGA
- a CDS encoding SDR family oxidoreductase, whose translation MDRLYNIVKREKGAIDIVVANAGFVEMSDTANVTLAHFDKTFNINARGTFFSVQKALPLYNDNGAIVVVSSAIAVKFAGRIFPCQY comes from the coding sequence CTGGACAGACTTTACAACATTGTAAAAAGAGAAAAAGGCGCTATTGATATCGTTGTTGCCAATGCGGGTTTTGTGGAAATGTCGGATACTGCTAATGTAACGCTGGCGCATTTTGACAAAACTTTCAACATCAATGCACGTGGTACATTCTTTTCCGTGCAAAAAGCATTGCCGCTTTACAATGACAATGGCGCAATTGTCGTGGTGTCTTCTGCTATTGCAGTAAAGTTTGCTGGTCGTATTTTTCCCTGCCAATACTAA
- a CDS encoding type II toxin-antitoxin system RelE/ParE family toxin has translation MDITFADRKLEELANNDKNRLKVCGKLRANKIKERLVQLWVANNLEELRHLPGNFHELNNDRKGEWACDLDQPYRLVFKPHNEPIPTNKHGQYIWMEIIGIEILEIVNYHKKK, from the coding sequence GTGGATATTACATTTGCAGATAGAAAACTGGAAGAACTGGCGAACAATGATAAAAACCGCCTGAAGGTGTGTGGTAAACTGCGGGCTAATAAAATCAAAGAGAGGCTGGTGCAATTATGGGTCGCTAATAACCTTGAAGAATTAAGGCACTTACCAGGCAATTTTCATGAGCTTAATAATGATCGGAAAGGAGAATGGGCTTGCGATCTGGATCAACCTTATAGGTTGGTGTTTAAACCTCATAATGAGCCAATACCCACAAACAAGCATGGTCAGTATATTTGGATGGAAATCATAGGGATAGAAATTTTAGAAATAGTCAATTATCATAAAAAGAAATAA
- a CDS encoding tyrosine-type recombinase/integrase gives MKQTQFAKYLTYFMVKYLVGERGCSKNTVAAYRDAISLFIIHMRDNHYIKVDHLEFIDITQERIVGFLEWLETERKCSISTRNVRLAAIHAFVRFLIYKSPDYMEEWQRILAIKVKRAPKATVVYLGADGMKLLLAQPDTSTPKGRRDLTLLSLMYDCAGRVQEIADLVPARVNFGKPTLLRVTGKGNKTRLIPLSDQATASLKIYMQENRLLEGKATEYPLFSNGRGSKLTRMAITMILKKYSAAARKINQALIPANVSPHSLRHSKAMMLQQNGVNLICIRDFLGHESVTTTEIYARIDNRQKREAIEKTSLSPDLSEDPSWQKDKGLLNWLESLAK, from the coding sequence ATGAAACAAACTCAATTTGCCAAATACTTAACCTACTTTATGGTGAAATATCTCGTTGGAGAAAGAGGTTGCTCGAAGAATACCGTTGCTGCTTACCGGGATGCAATAAGCCTTTTTATTATCCATATGCGCGATAATCACTACATAAAAGTGGATCATCTTGAATTTATAGACATAACACAGGAGCGTATCGTTGGTTTTTTAGAATGGCTTGAGACCGAAAGGAAATGTAGTATATCCACCCGAAATGTGCGTCTGGCTGCTATCCATGCTTTTGTCCGCTTCCTGATATATAAGTCTCCGGATTATATGGAAGAATGGCAGCGGATACTTGCTATCAAAGTGAAACGAGCCCCCAAAGCAACAGTAGTTTATTTAGGTGCTGACGGCATGAAACTATTATTGGCCCAGCCGGATACATCTACTCCTAAAGGAAGGCGGGATCTGACGCTCTTGTCGCTTATGTACGATTGTGCCGGACGGGTTCAGGAAATAGCTGATCTGGTTCCCGCCAGAGTCAATTTTGGAAAACCAACTTTGTTAAGGGTAACGGGAAAAGGAAATAAAACGCGGCTAATCCCATTGTCAGATCAGGCGACAGCCTCGTTAAAGATATATATGCAGGAAAACAGGCTTTTAGAAGGGAAGGCCACTGAGTACCCCTTGTTCAGTAATGGAAGAGGAAGCAAACTAACACGAATGGCTATTACCATGATACTGAAAAAGTATAGTGCGGCTGCTAGAAAAATAAACCAAGCCTTAATACCTGCCAATGTAAGTCCACACTCCTTAAGGCACAGCAAAGCTATGATGCTGCAACAGAACGGCGTGAACTTAATATGTATACGAGACTTTTTAGGTCATGAGTCAGTGACTACGACCGAAATATATGCCAGAATCGACAACAGGCAGAAACGAGAAGCGATAGAGAAAACAAGTCTTTCTCCAGATCTTTCTGAGGATCCATCCTGGCAAAAAGACAAAGGGCTGTTGAACTGGCTGGAAAGCCTTGCCAAATAA
- a CDS encoding NAD(P)-binding domain-containing protein: protein MKLIGILGAGHISKAAATRFLANDFQVLISNSKGPESLTDIVSQLGTGAKAVTASEAAAADIILLAVPWTKVKDLTELTDWNGKIVIDATNRLEYGTGIEDGGLASSEVVQN from the coding sequence ATGAAATTAATAGGCATCCTTGGAGCAGGGCATATCAGCAAAGCTGCAGCTACTCGATTTTTGGCCAATGATTTTCAGGTCCTGATCAGTAACAGTAAGGGACCTGAATCCCTTACCGATATTGTATCACAACTGGGAACCGGCGCAAAAGCTGTAACAGCGTCTGAGGCTGCTGCAGCGGATATTATTCTACTAGCAGTACCCTGGACTAAGGTCAAGGATCTTACCGAACTTACGGACTGGAACGGAAAGATCGTGATCGACGCCACCAATCGTTTAGAATATGGTACCGGAATAGAAGATGGTGGACTGGCATCAAGTGAAGTTGTGCAAAATTAG
- a CDS encoding XRE family transcriptional regulator yields MVKQNQYFPQSVPHPGETLRGKLEEMMMGPKEFALRTGKPEKTVIAIIKGDSSITPDMAVQFESVTRIPANFWMNHQRHYDEFLAREKRQIVIQSAIGWAKQFPLAEMIRKEWLPAATTIQEKTIEMLSFFGFSNHTAWEDYYFNQQLKVAFRISLAQTIEPYAISVWLRKGELQAMELETKDYSEKKFKEALKKLKSISANSTEKKIGQIQRICLEAGVKVVYTPRINKAPIRGATRWLNDTPFIQLTEQNNESFWFTFFHEAGHILLHGKKDIFLEKVEYSDKDLIKEKEADEFAQKWI; encoded by the coding sequence ATGGTAAAACAGAATCAGTACTTTCCACAATCAGTTCCTCATCCAGGTGAAACCTTGAGGGGAAAGCTGGAAGAAATGATGATGGGGCCGAAAGAATTCGCGCTTCGCACAGGAAAGCCTGAAAAAACCGTCATTGCCATAATCAAAGGAGATAGTTCTATTACCCCTGACATGGCTGTTCAATTTGAAAGTGTTACCAGGATACCCGCTAATTTTTGGATGAACCATCAAAGACATTATGATGAATTTCTTGCAAGAGAGAAAAGACAAATAGTTATTCAGTCAGCAATAGGATGGGCAAAGCAATTTCCTTTGGCTGAAATGATAAGGAAGGAGTGGTTACCGGCTGCAACCACCATTCAGGAAAAGACCATTGAGATGCTTTCTTTTTTTGGCTTCTCTAATCACACAGCATGGGAAGACTATTATTTTAATCAACAATTGAAAGTAGCTTTCCGGATTTCGCTTGCACAAACAATTGAACCTTATGCTATATCTGTATGGCTTCGCAAAGGTGAATTGCAGGCAATGGAATTAGAAACAAAAGATTATTCAGAAAAGAAGTTTAAGGAAGCATTAAAAAAGTTGAAATCAATCAGTGCAAATTCCACTGAAAAAAAAATTGGCCAAATACAAAGAATTTGTCTGGAAGCTGGTGTTAAAGTAGTGTATACTCCTCGTATTAATAAAGCTCCTATAAGAGGAGCTACCAGATGGTTAAATGATACTCCTTTCATTCAATTAACAGAGCAAAATAATGAAAGTTTCTGGTTTACATTCTTTCACGAAGCAGGACATATTCTCTTACATGGGAAAAAGGATATCTTCCTGGAGAAAGTAGAATATTCCGACAAAGATCTCATCAAAGAAAAAGAGGCTGATGAATTTGCCCAAAAATGGATATAG
- a CDS encoding alpha/beta hydrolase, with translation MKNLFNARDLIKLLLISIIMAAASSSNAQQMKPTDSGYAPANGIKVYYEVYGDGKPIVLLHGAYYTIEMNWGELIPELAKTRKVIAIELQGHGHTPFSDRKLSLATLASDVEKVMDYLKIDSADIAGYSFGGQVAYQFAIQSPKRLKKLVIISAVYKSEGWVTEITSVFKNMKPEFFANSPLQAAYDAVAPDKTKWNKFLEQMIALAGEPFNMGDDNIAKITAPVLIISGDNDGMDKIELAKTYKLLGGGVAADLQPMPKSQLAIIPNQSHVSLMTQTKTIFGYLDSFLQ, from the coding sequence ATGAAAAATTTATTCAACGCAAGAGATCTTATTAAATTACTCCTAATCTCAATCATTATGGCTGCAGCATCTTCATCAAATGCACAACAAATGAAACCTACCGACAGTGGCTACGCACCGGCTAATGGCATCAAAGTTTATTATGAAGTATACGGCGACGGTAAGCCTATCGTTTTACTGCATGGCGCTTACTATACCATTGAGATGAATTGGGGGGAATTAATACCTGAATTGGCGAAAACAAGAAAAGTAATTGCTATAGAATTGCAAGGACATGGGCACACACCCTTTTCAGATAGAAAATTATCACTGGCCACTTTAGCTAGCGATGTGGAGAAAGTAATGGATTATCTGAAAATTGACAGCGCGGATATAGCGGGATATAGTTTCGGTGGTCAGGTAGCCTACCAGTTTGCGATACAAAGTCCTAAACGATTGAAAAAACTAGTCATCATTTCTGCCGTTTATAAAAGTGAAGGTTGGGTAACCGAAATAACCAGTGTTTTTAAAAATATGAAGCCTGAGTTTTTTGCAAATTCGCCGCTGCAAGCCGCTTATGATGCTGTAGCACCAGATAAAACAAAATGGAATAAGTTCCTTGAACAGATGATTGCCTTAGCTGGAGAGCCATTTAATATGGGCGACGACAATATAGCAAAAATCACTGCACCTGTATTAATTATATCAGGTGACAATGATGGCATGGATAAAATCGAATTGGCAAAAACATATAAATTGTTGGGTGGTGGTGTTGCTGCTGATTTGCAACCAATGCCAAAATCACAGCTGGCCATTATTCCCAATCAAAGCCATGTTAGCCTGATGACGCAGACAAAAACAATATTCGGTTATTTAGATAGTTTTTTACAATAA
- a CDS encoding glucose 1-dehydrogenase — protein MSKLENKVAVVTGASKGIGAAIAKHFAAAGAKVVVNYASSKEGADKVVKAITDNGGTAIAVQADVSNEADVIRLFKETEHAFGTLDILVNNAVYQGYAPIEQISAEEFRKSFNVNVLGPILTIQAALKLFGDKGGNIINISSGASKSPLQNASLYSSTKAALDAFTIALSKELGIKNVRINSILPGATDTEGATSAGVTAGSEYEKMFVEKTPLGRRGQPADIAKAAVFLASDDAAWITGEQISVSGGMYGF, from the coding sequence ATGAGTAAATTAGAAAATAAGGTAGCGGTAGTTACCGGTGCTTCCAAAGGAATAGGTGCAGCTATTGCCAAACATTTTGCTGCTGCAGGCGCAAAGGTTGTTGTAAATTATGCTTCCAGTAAAGAAGGAGCGGACAAAGTGGTTAAAGCGATAACCGATAATGGTGGCACAGCCATTGCGGTACAGGCCGATGTATCAAACGAAGCCGATGTGATCAGGCTGTTTAAAGAAACTGAGCATGCTTTCGGCACACTGGATATTTTAGTAAATAACGCGGTATATCAGGGGTATGCGCCTATTGAACAAATTTCAGCAGAAGAATTTCGTAAAAGTTTTAACGTCAATGTGTTAGGACCTATATTAACTATTCAGGCAGCGCTGAAACTTTTTGGCGATAAGGGCGGAAACATCATCAATATCAGTTCGGGTGCAAGTAAATCTCCTCTTCAAAATGCCTCATTATACTCTTCAACTAAAGCGGCACTGGATGCCTTCACGATTGCTTTATCTAAGGAGCTAGGTATTAAAAACGTTCGTATCAATTCTATTTTGCCGGGCGCTACGGACACGGAAGGTGCAACCAGCGCGGGCGTCACTGCCGGCAGTGAGTATGAAAAGATGTTTGTCGAAAAAACACCGCTTGGCCGTAGAGGCCAGCCCGCCGATATTGCGAAAGCAGCAGTATTTCTGGCTTCAGATGATGCCGCCTGGATTACCGGTGAGCAAATTTCCGTATCGGGTGGTATGTACGGTTTTTAA
- a CDS encoding tyrosine-type recombinase/integrase has translation MNNKYKNPGILAPIVQEYINMRKNLGFRSEAQKYSLFAFDAFACKEGLSSVTITKELAEKWCNRRPDEATDTWSHRNCFLRQFAIYLSNLGYDTYIPCKVFTKHDNFIPYIFSDDELGAIFKACDTLDLYDKHARSNLFVLPAFFRMLAGTGIRIGEASALLNKDVNLDQGYIVLRNCKNGKDRMVPLSESLVEVCRQYRKYRELLPHHSDCFFVKMNGCPCPPNSFFHWWTKILKAASIQRRGKTVGPRIHDLRHTFCVKSMASLAKEGKDLYYILPILSTYIGHQSIAATDRYVRMTSEMYPDLISQTDSICLYIFPHLKSQ, from the coding sequence ATGAATAATAAATATAAGAACCCTGGTATACTGGCGCCTATTGTTCAGGAGTATATCAATATGAGAAAGAACCTTGGCTTTAGATCTGAAGCTCAGAAGTATAGTTTGTTTGCTTTTGATGCTTTTGCTTGCAAAGAAGGACTTTCTTCCGTAACCATTACAAAAGAACTGGCTGAAAAATGGTGTAACAGGCGCCCTGATGAAGCTACAGATACCTGGAGCCACAGAAACTGCTTTTTACGTCAGTTTGCTATCTATTTATCTAATCTTGGATATGATACTTATATTCCCTGTAAGGTATTTACAAAACATGACAACTTCATTCCTTATATATTTTCTGATGATGAACTAGGAGCTATCTTTAAAGCCTGCGACACACTGGATCTTTATGATAAGCATGCCAGAAGCAACCTTTTTGTACTACCGGCTTTTTTTCGAATGCTGGCAGGAACTGGTATTAGAATCGGTGAAGCGTCGGCATTATTGAACAAAGACGTTAATCTTGATCAAGGGTATATCGTTCTACGCAACTGTAAAAACGGTAAAGACCGGATGGTGCCCTTATCAGAATCGCTGGTCGAAGTCTGCAGGCAGTACAGGAAATACAGAGAACTGCTTCCTCATCACAGTGATTGCTTCTTTGTTAAGATGAATGGCTGCCCTTGTCCACCAAATAGCTTCTTTCATTGGTGGACTAAGATACTAAAAGCGGCCTCTATACAACGTCGTGGAAAAACAGTTGGTCCGAGGATACATGATCTTCGACACACTTTTTGTGTTAAATCCATGGCTTCCCTGGCAAAGGAAGGAAAAGATCTGTACTATATACTTCCCATACTGTCTACCTATATTGGCCATCAGTCTATAGCAGCAACTGACAGGTATGTAAGAATGACTTCGGAAATGTACCCTGATCTAATAAGTCAGACCGATAGCATCTGCTTATATATCTTTCCTCACCTCAAAAGCCAGTAA